A single region of the Microthrixaceae bacterium genome encodes:
- a CDS encoding adenylosuccinate synthase, whose amino-acid sequence MSATIVVGTQWGDEGKGKFTDLIAKEMSMVVRYQGGHNAGHTLVVDGETFALQLIPSGVLYPHITPVIGNGVVVDPVVMLAEMDKLTASGVDCTKLKVSGNAHVIFPYHQELDRLIERHLGKNKLGTTKRGIGPTYADKAARVGIRLQDLLDEKIFREKLANVVAEKNLVLAKIYNRLGFDANELADRYLSEVVPRIRPHIADTVSLVHEALERGDHVLFEGAQATFLDIDHGTYPYVTSSNPVAGGACVGAGVGPRHIDRVVGIAKAYVTRVGSGPFPTELDNEVGERLRAIGHEYGVNTKRPRRCGWFDAPMMRQAARVNSLSEIALTKLDVLDTFDSVKVCVAYEIDGERVEHLPYHQSDFHAATPIYEELPGWKTDLSAFTRKDQLPKEALDYLNFLEAQVGVPITLVGTGPGRDQFVHFSEA is encoded by the coding sequence ATGTCCGCAACGATCGTCGTCGGAACGCAGTGGGGCGACGAAGGCAAGGGCAAGTTCACCGACTTGATCGCCAAAGAAATGTCGATGGTGGTGCGCTACCAGGGCGGTCACAACGCGGGACATACGCTCGTCGTCGATGGCGAGACGTTCGCCCTGCAGCTCATTCCGTCGGGGGTCCTGTATCCCCACATCACGCCGGTGATCGGCAACGGTGTCGTCGTCGACCCGGTCGTCATGCTCGCCGAGATGGATAAGCTCACCGCGTCCGGGGTCGACTGCACGAAGCTGAAGGTGTCGGGCAATGCCCACGTCATCTTCCCGTACCACCAGGAGCTCGACCGCCTGATCGAACGGCACTTGGGCAAGAACAAACTCGGGACGACCAAACGGGGCATCGGCCCGACCTATGCCGACAAGGCCGCCCGCGTCGGAATCCGTCTGCAGGACCTGTTGGACGAGAAGATCTTCCGCGAGAAGCTCGCCAACGTCGTCGCTGAGAAAAACCTGGTTCTCGCCAAGATCTACAACCGGTTGGGCTTCGACGCCAACGAGCTCGCAGACCGGTATCTCTCCGAGGTCGTCCCGCGGATCCGTCCCCACATCGCCGACACCGTCTCGCTCGTTCACGAGGCGCTCGAGCGGGGCGACCACGTGTTGTTCGAGGGGGCCCAGGCGACGTTTCTCGACATCGACCACGGCACCTACCCCTACGTCACCTCGTCCAATCCGGTCGCCGGCGGTGCGTGTGTGGGCGCCGGAGTCGGTCCCCGTCACATCGATCGCGTCGTGGGCATCGCCAAGGCCTACGTGACCCGGGTGGGTTCGGGCCCGTTCCCGACCGAACTCGACAACGAGGTCGGCGAACGGCTGCGCGCGATCGGTCACGAATACGGGGTGAATACCAAGCGGCCCCGCCGCTGCGGCTGGTTCGACGCTCCGATGATGCGTCAGGCGGCACGGGTGAATTCGCTCAGCGAGATCGCGCTGACGAAACTCGACGTGTTGGACACCTTCGATTCGGTCAAGGTCTGTGTGGCTTATGAGATCGATGGGGAGCGGGTCGAGCATCTGCCGTACCATCAAAGCGACTTTCACGCCGCGACTCCGATCTACGAGGAGCTGCCGGGTTGGAAGACCGACCTGTCGGCGTTCACCCGCAAGGATCAGCTGCCCAAAGAGGCGCTCGACTACCTCAACTTCCTCGAGGCGCAGGTCGGCGTGCCGATCACGCTCGTGGGCACCGGACCCGGCCGCGACCAGTTCGTTCACTTCTCGGAGGCCTGA